The following proteins are encoded in a genomic region of Streptomyces sp. NBC_01723:
- a CDS encoding deoxyribonuclease IV, which produces MTGGRGGTPALPRNPVGGHVPVAGGLHSVGLSYARELKAETVQVFVANPRGWATPAGNPKQDEAFRETCAAESIPAYVHAPYLINFGSHTEATAERSVESMRHSLRRGRAIGALGVVVHTGSATGGRDRSVALKQVREYLLPLLDELTHDDDPFLLLESTAGQGASLCSRTWDFGPYFEALDSHPKLGVCLDTCHVFAAGHDLTGPSGMHQTLDLLVDTVGAGRLKLIHANDSKDVAGAHKDRHENIGAGHIGEDPFRALMTHPATEGVPLIIETPGGKEGHAADVERLKKLRDG; this is translated from the coding sequence ATGACCGGGGGCAGGGGCGGGACGCCCGCACTCCCCCGCAACCCGGTCGGCGGTCACGTCCCCGTGGCCGGCGGGCTGCACTCCGTGGGGCTGTCCTACGCCCGCGAGCTGAAGGCGGAGACCGTGCAGGTCTTCGTCGCCAACCCGCGCGGCTGGGCCACGCCGGCCGGCAACCCGAAGCAGGACGAGGCGTTCCGGGAGACCTGCGCGGCCGAGTCGATCCCGGCGTACGTGCACGCACCGTACCTGATCAACTTCGGCTCGCACACCGAGGCGACGGCGGAGCGGTCGGTGGAGTCCATGCGGCACTCGCTGCGGCGCGGGCGGGCCATCGGGGCGCTGGGCGTGGTCGTGCACACCGGCAGCGCGACCGGCGGACGGGACAGGTCGGTGGCGCTCAAGCAGGTGCGGGAGTACCTGCTGCCGCTGCTCGACGAGCTGACCCACGACGACGACCCGTTCCTCCTGCTGGAGTCGACCGCCGGGCAGGGCGCCTCGCTGTGCTCGCGGACCTGGGACTTCGGCCCGTACTTCGAGGCGCTGGACTCCCATCCGAAGCTGGGCGTGTGCCTGGACACCTGCCACGTCTTCGCGGCGGGGCACGACCTGACCGGCCCGTCCGGCATGCACCAGACCCTGGACCTGCTGGTGGACACGGTCGGCGCGGGCCGGCTGAAGCTGATCCACGCCAACGACTCCAAGGACGTGGCGGGCGCCCACAAGGACCGGCACGAGAACATCGGCGCCGGGCACATCGGCGAGGACCCGTTCCGGGCGCTCATGACCCACCCCGCGACCGAGGGCGTGCCGCTGATCATCGAGACGCCGGGCGGCAAAGAGGGGCACGCGGCTGACGTGGAGCGGCTGAAGAAGCTGCGCGACGGCTGA
- a CDS encoding sulfite oxidase-like oxidoreductase: MGQPVGNEMGEDGSEGASSFELPPGQRLQRGWPVTHYGPVPKFRPERWEFRVFGATADGDKRGWTHEEFTALPYTTVVADLHCVTKFSMLGAEWGGVPAATILELAPPAPAVTHVMVWAEYGFSSNLRLADFAAERALFATHKDGELLTAEHGFPLRLIVPHLYAWKGPKWVRGIEYMTADRRGFWEERGYHNIGDPWREQRYSYQEEPGDGPEL, from the coding sequence ATGGGTCAGCCGGTGGGAAACGAAATGGGGGAAGACGGTTCGGAAGGGGCGTCCTCGTTCGAGCTCCCGCCGGGACAGCGACTCCAGCGCGGCTGGCCGGTCACGCACTACGGACCGGTCCCCAAGTTCCGTCCCGAGCGCTGGGAGTTCCGGGTCTTCGGCGCCACCGCCGACGGTGACAAGCGCGGCTGGACCCATGAGGAGTTCACCGCGCTGCCGTACACCACGGTCGTCGCCGACCTGCACTGCGTCACGAAGTTCAGCATGCTCGGCGCCGAGTGGGGCGGGGTGCCCGCCGCCACGATCCTGGAGCTCGCGCCGCCCGCCCCGGCCGTCACCCACGTGATGGTCTGGGCCGAGTACGGCTTCAGCTCCAACCTCCGGCTGGCCGACTTCGCCGCCGAGCGCGCCCTCTTCGCCACCCACAAGGACGGCGAACTGCTCACCGCCGAGCACGGTTTTCCGCTGCGGCTGATCGTCCCCCACCTGTACGCCTGGAAGGGCCCCAAGTGGGTCCGCGGCATCGAGTACATGACAGCCGACCGGCGCGGCTTCTGGGAGGAGCGCGGCTACCACAACATCGGCGACCCGTGGCGCGAGCAGCGCTACTCCTACCAGGAGGAACCCGGGGACGGCCCCGAGCTCTGA
- the bfr gene encoding bacterioferritin — MQGDPEVIEFLNEQLTAELTAINQYFLHAKLQDHKGWTKLAKYTRAESFDEMRHAEVLTDRILLLDGLPNYQRLFHVRVGQSVTEMFQADREIEIEAIDRLRRGIEVMRAKHDITSANVFEAILADEEHHIDYLETQLDLIEKLGESLYLSTVIEQSQPDPSGPGSL, encoded by the coding sequence ATGCAGGGCGACCCCGAGGTCATCGAGTTCCTGAATGAGCAGCTGACCGCCGAGCTCACGGCGATCAACCAGTACTTCCTGCACGCGAAGCTGCAGGACCACAAGGGCTGGACCAAGCTCGCGAAGTACACGCGCGCGGAGTCCTTCGACGAGATGCGCCACGCGGAGGTGCTCACCGACCGCATCCTGCTCCTGGACGGCCTGCCGAACTACCAGCGGCTCTTCCACGTGCGGGTCGGCCAGAGCGTGACCGAGATGTTCCAGGCCGACCGGGAGATCGAGATCGAGGCGATCGACCGGCTGCGCCGCGGCATCGAGGTGATGCGGGCCAAGCACGACATCACGTCGGCCAACGTGTTCGAGGCGATCCTCGCCGACGAGGAGCACCACATCGACTACCTGGAGACCCAGCTCGACCTGATCGAGAAGCTGGGCGAGTCGCTGTACCTGTCGACGGTGATCGAGCAGTCCCAGCCCGACCCGTCCGGCCCCGGCTCGCTCTAG
- a CDS encoding (2Fe-2S)-binding protein: MNRVFVCSCFGVTEEQVKSHADAGACTPRQIASACKAGTDCGGCVRRIQALLGRGACPRRSMADQGEPALAELPEAA; this comes from the coding sequence GTGAACCGCGTGTTCGTCTGCAGCTGCTTCGGTGTCACCGAGGAACAGGTGAAGAGCCACGCGGACGCCGGTGCGTGCACGCCCCGGCAGATCGCGTCCGCCTGCAAGGCCGGCACCGACTGCGGCGGCTGCGTACGGCGCATCCAGGCGCTGCTCGGCCGCGGCGCCTGCCCCCGCCGGAGCATGGCCGACCAGGGCGAACCGGCACTCGCCGAGCTTCCGGAAGCCGCCTAG
- a CDS encoding class II 3-deoxy-7-phosphoheptulonate synthase: MTVNAKTSPSAGNTWRDLPAAQQPEYPDTEALRAVIADLESYPPLVFAGECDQLRARMAAVAKGEAFLLQGGDCAEAFDGVSADHIRNKLKTLLQMGAVLTYAASVPVVKVGRIAGQYSKPRSKPTETRDGVTLPTYRGDSVNGFDFTEEARIPDPERLKRMYHASASTLNLVRAFTTGGYADLRQVHAWNQDFVKSSPSGQRYEQLAREIDSALNFMRACGTDPEEFKTVEFFSSHEALLLDYESALTRVDSRTGQLYDVSGHMVWIGERTRQLDHAHIEFASRIRNPIGIKLGPTTTAEEALQYIERLDPEREPGRLTFIVRMGADKIRDKLPELVEKVTASGATVAWITDPMHGNTYEAASGHKTRRFDDVLDEVKGFFEVHKALGTHPGGIHVELTGDDVTECVGGGDEIFVDDLHQRYETACDPRLNRSQSLDLAFLVAEMYRDQ; this comes from the coding sequence GTGACCGTGAACGCTAAGACCAGCCCGAGCGCTGGCAACACCTGGCGAGACCTGCCCGCGGCGCAGCAGCCCGAGTACCCCGACACCGAGGCTCTGCGCGCAGTGATCGCGGACCTCGAGTCGTATCCGCCGCTCGTCTTCGCGGGCGAGTGCGACCAGCTGCGCGCCCGGATGGCGGCCGTCGCCAAGGGAGAGGCGTTCCTCCTCCAGGGCGGCGACTGCGCCGAGGCCTTCGACGGCGTGTCCGCGGACCACATCCGCAACAAGCTGAAGACACTGCTCCAGATGGGCGCCGTGCTCACGTACGCCGCGTCCGTGCCCGTGGTGAAGGTCGGCCGGATCGCCGGCCAGTACTCCAAGCCGCGCTCCAAGCCGACCGAGACCCGCGACGGCGTGACCCTGCCGACCTACCGCGGCGACTCGGTCAACGGCTTCGACTTCACCGAAGAGGCCCGGATCCCGGACCCCGAGCGGCTCAAGCGCATGTACCACGCCTCGGCCTCCACGCTGAACCTGGTGCGCGCCTTCACCACCGGCGGCTACGCCGACCTGCGCCAGGTGCACGCCTGGAACCAGGACTTCGTGAAGTCCTCCCCGTCCGGGCAGCGCTACGAGCAGCTGGCCCGGGAGATCGACAGCGCGCTGAACTTCATGCGGGCCTGCGGCACCGACCCGGAGGAGTTCAAGACCGTCGAGTTCTTCTCCTCGCACGAGGCGCTGCTGCTCGACTACGAGTCGGCCCTCACCCGGGTCGACTCCCGCACGGGGCAGCTGTACGACGTCTCCGGGCACATGGTGTGGATCGGCGAGCGCACCCGGCAGCTGGACCACGCGCACATCGAGTTCGCCTCGCGGATCCGCAACCCGATCGGCATCAAGCTCGGCCCCACGACGACGGCCGAGGAGGCGCTCCAGTACATCGAGCGCCTCGACCCGGAGCGCGAGCCGGGCCGGCTGACCTTCATCGTCCGCATGGGCGCCGACAAGATCCGGGACAAGCTCCCCGAGCTGGTCGAGAAGGTCACCGCCTCCGGCGCCACCGTCGCCTGGATCACCGACCCGATGCACGGCAACACCTACGAGGCGGCCTCCGGGCACAAGACCCGCCGCTTCGACGACGTGCTCGACGAGGTCAAGGGCTTCTTCGAGGTCCACAAGGCGCTCGGCACCCACCCGGGCGGCATCCACGTGGAGCTGACCGGCGACGACGTCACCGAGTGCGTGGGCGGCGGCGACGAGATCTTCGTCGACGACCTGCACCAGCGCTACGAGACGGCCTGCGACCCCCGGCTCAACCGCAGCCAGTCGCTCGACCTGGCGTTCCTGGTGGCGGAGATGTACCGGGACCAGTGA
- a CDS encoding N-acetylmuramoyl-L-alanine amidase — MSAEHRRDRKKKRLLVYGVASAVAVAATAGTLALASPGLLGADTARAAAAPGARLQSEFRQAAEEFEVPQSVLMAVSYRQTRWEDHDGLPSTTGAYNVMGLTDVDPENLEDGGSAEEREHQLEHMNRSGDPVVEKNFDAEKALRSLRQKPVDTTDPRLHTLDEAAGLIDASPGEVRSDPGESIRAGAALLAKYQQDATGSLPEDPGAWYPAVARASQATDTKGARLFAQRVFESIKTGERRVTADGESLTLPADPAVRPDRTADLDLAAATAAPAPDCPSGLSCDFRPAAYKQNGGIDDWGNYNVANRPVAGNEITSIVIHDTEGSYSSALGVFQNSLSYASAHYLIRASDGLVTQLVENKNEAWHAANKTLNMHSIGIEHEGYAIKDGSWYTEPQYESSAALVKYLAGKYDIPLDREHIIGHDEVPGVLDANVKTQHWDPGPFWDWNHYMGLLGAPTGAEGPGGPYKAGQVVRVVPPFTTANQPKITNNGASVPGQPANFTYLYSSPSTSSATLTDPYLGSQTWSEGWNWGNKVLAGGEFVVAEARQDWTAIWYGGKKAWFYNRGGQFATAAGTPDVVTAKAGASSVPVYGRAYPEDGAYAGTGVPVQNKNGESLSKYGVLSGQKYALAGGAVKGSYYNSGNIDGSGTGSRVVVVGDTTYYPIRFNHRIGYVRTADVQLVKGTAPDAGTDRYNILGRDASGVLWQYQGTGDATAPFFGRFRVGGGWNDYNAVTTLTALRANGTGDMVARDKSGVLWYYKGTGNPAKPFGSRARVGGGWSVYDTLTGARDLDGDGRADLIARDKSGVLWLYQGTGSTSAPFGSRVRIGGGWSAFNALADTGDLSGDGRADLIARDKSGVLWLYKGTGNAAKPFESMSRVGGGWSAYDVLSGPSDLNRDGVPDLIARGKDGVLWFYQGTGSASAPFKTRARVGGGWNTYNMIV; from the coding sequence TTGAGCGCGGAGCATCGCAGAGACCGCAAGAAGAAGAGACTGCTCGTCTACGGTGTCGCCTCGGCGGTGGCCGTCGCCGCCACGGCCGGGACGCTGGCCCTGGCCTCACCCGGCCTCCTGGGCGCGGACACCGCCCGGGCCGCGGCGGCACCGGGCGCCCGGCTGCAGAGTGAGTTCCGGCAGGCCGCGGAGGAGTTCGAGGTCCCGCAGAGCGTGCTGATGGCGGTCTCGTACCGGCAGACCCGCTGGGAGGACCACGACGGACTGCCGAGCACCACCGGCGCGTACAACGTGATGGGACTCACCGACGTCGATCCGGAGAACCTGGAGGACGGCGGCTCCGCCGAGGAGCGCGAGCACCAGCTCGAGCACATGAACCGCAGCGGCGACCCGGTGGTCGAGAAGAACTTCGACGCCGAGAAGGCGCTCCGGAGTCTGCGGCAGAAGCCCGTCGACACCACCGACCCGCGGCTGCACACCCTGGACGAGGCCGCCGGTCTCATCGACGCGTCTCCCGGTGAGGTGCGGAGCGATCCCGGGGAGAGCATCCGGGCGGGCGCGGCCCTGCTCGCCAAGTACCAGCAGGACGCGACCGGTTCGCTGCCCGAGGACCCCGGCGCCTGGTATCCGGCGGTCGCCCGGGCCAGCCAGGCGACGGACACCAAGGGCGCGCGGCTCTTCGCGCAGCGGGTGTTCGAGTCGATCAAGACCGGTGAGCGGCGCGTCACCGCCGACGGCGAGTCCCTCACGCTGCCGGCCGATCCGGCCGTGCGGCCGGACCGCACCGCGGACCTGGACCTGGCCGCCGCCACCGCCGCCCCGGCCCCCGACTGCCCCTCGGGCCTCAGCTGCGACTTCCGTCCCGCCGCCTACAAGCAGAACGGCGGCATCGACGACTGGGGCAACTACAACGTCGCGAACCGCCCGGTGGCGGGCAACGAGATCACCTCGATCGTGATCCACGACACCGAGGGCAGCTACAGCAGCGCCCTGGGCGTCTTCCAGAACTCCCTGTCGTACGCCAGCGCCCACTACCTGATCCGCGCCTCCGACGGTCTGGTCACCCAGCTCGTCGAGAACAAGAACGAGGCCTGGCACGCGGCCAACAAGACCCTCAACATGCACTCGATCGGCATCGAGCACGAGGGTTACGCCATCAAGGACGGCAGCTGGTACACCGAGCCGCAGTACGAGTCCTCGGCGGCGCTGGTGAAGTACCTGGCCGGAAAGTACGACATCCCGCTGGACCGCGAGCACATCATCGGCCACGACGAGGTGCCGGGCGTCCTGGACGCGAACGTGAAGACCCAGCACTGGGACCCGGGCCCGTTCTGGGACTGGAACCACTACATGGGCCTGCTGGGCGCCCCGACCGGCGCCGAGGGGCCGGGCGGCCCGTACAAGGCCGGTCAGGTGGTCCGCGTCGTGCCGCCGTTCACCACGGCGAACCAGCCGAAGATCACCAACAACGGTGCCTCCGTCCCCGGGCAGCCGGCGAACTTCACCTACCTGTACTCCTCGCCGTCCACCTCCTCGGCCACGCTCACCGACCCGTACCTGGGCAGCCAGACCTGGAGCGAGGGGTGGAACTGGGGCAACAAGGTCCTGGCCGGCGGTGAGTTCGTGGTCGCCGAGGCGCGGCAGGACTGGACGGCCATCTGGTACGGCGGCAAGAAGGCCTGGTTCTACAACCGGGGCGGCCAGTTCGCCACCGCCGCCGGCACCCCGGACGTGGTCACGGCCAAGGCCGGGGCGAGCTCCGTCCCGGTGTACGGCCGCGCCTACCCCGAGGACGGCGCGTACGCGGGCACGGGCGTGCCGGTGCAGAACAAGAACGGCGAGTCCCTGAGCAAGTACGGCGTCCTGAGCGGGCAGAAGTACGCCCTGGCCGGCGGCGCCGTGAAGGGTTCGTACTACAACAGCGGCAACATCGACGGCTCGGGCACCGGCTCGCGTGTCGTGGTCGTGGGCGACACGACGTACTACCCGATCCGTTTCAACCACCGCATCGGCTACGTGCGCACGGCCGACGTCCAGCTGGTCAAGGGCACCGCGCCCGACGCGGGCACCGACCGCTACAACATCCTCGGCCGGGACGCCTCGGGCGTGCTGTGGCAGTACCAGGGCACCGGTGACGCCACCGCCCCGTTCTTCGGCCGCTTCCGCGTCGGCGGCGGCTGGAACGACTACAACGCGGTGACGACCCTGACGGCGCTGCGCGCCAACGGCACCGGCGACATGGTGGCCCGCGACAAGAGCGGGGTGCTCTGGTACTACAAGGGCACCGGCAACCCGGCGAAGCCCTTCGGGTCCCGCGCCCGGGTCGGCGGCGGCTGGTCGGTCTACGACACCCTCACCGGCGCCCGTGACCTCGACGGGGACGGCAGGGCCGACCTGATCGCCCGCGACAAGAGCGGAGTCCTCTGGCTCTACCAGGGCACCGGCAGCACCTCCGCGCCCTTCGGGAGCCGGGTCAGGATCGGCGGCGGCTGGTCCGCCTTCAACGCGCTGGCCGACACCGGCGACCTCAGTGGCGACGGCCGGGCCGACCTGATCGCCCGTGACAAGAGCGGAGTCCTCTGGCTCTACAAGGGCACGGGCAACGCCGCGAAGCCCTTCGAGAGCATGAGCAGGGTCGGCGGCGGCTGGTCCGCCTACGACGTGCTGAGCGGCCCCAGCGACCTGAACCGCGACGGGGTGCCCGACCTGATCGCCCGGGGCAAGGACGGCGTGCTCTGGTTCTACCAGGGCACCGGCAGCGCCTCCGCGCCGTTCAAGACCCGCGCCCGGGTCGGCGGGGGCTGGAACACGTACAACATGATCGTCTGA
- a CDS encoding trp operon leader peptide encodes MFAHSTQNWWWTAHPAAR; translated from the coding sequence ATGTTCGCGCACTCGACCCAGAACTGGTGGTGGACCGCTCATCCGGCGGCCCGCTGA
- a CDS encoding anthranilate synthase family protein: MTPLDGLLADSRPFALLRRRAPGHDHDTVELLLGPVTEHDRLADLPDEGLALVPFRQIRERGFDVRDDGTPLLALTPEERYDIPLAEALDRLPAHEVHVEGGGFDVGDEEYAEIVGRVLEEEIGAGEGANFVIRRTYGGRIAGFGRADALALFRRLLEGERGAYWTFVVHTGDRTLVGASPEVHVRMSGGTVVMNPISGTYRYPAEGPTPEHLLRFLADGKEIEELSMVVDEELKMMCTVGDMGGVVVGPRLKEMAHLAHTEYELRGRSSLDAREVLKETMFAATVTGSPVQNACRVIERHEPFGRDGVGRGYYAGALALLGRDSGGAQTLDSPILIRTADIDAEGRLRVPVGATLVRGSDPAGEVAETHAKAAGVLAALGVRPSRPRAEAGRPRLADDPRVRAALDGRRASLAPFWLRMQEPTDALTGHALVVDGEDTFTAMLAHLLRSSGLTVSVRRYDEPGLREAVLGHEGPVVLGPGPGDPSDPDDPKMRFLRALAAEVIRDHRHGVLGVCLGHELIAAELGLDIVRKEVPYQGAQTEIDLFGRRETVGFYNSFTAHCDDATAGELAAHGVEVSRAANGEVHALRGVRRAGGAPMNAVAGVQFHPESVLTLNGAAIVRELAGQQRGTSTFSERRPSR, translated from the coding sequence ATGACACCGCTCGACGGCCTCCTGGCCGACTCCCGCCCGTTCGCCCTGCTCCGCCGCCGCGCCCCGGGCCACGATCACGACACCGTGGAACTGCTGCTCGGCCCGGTGACCGAGCACGACAGACTCGCCGACCTGCCCGACGAGGGACTGGCGCTCGTCCCGTTCCGCCAGATCCGCGAGCGCGGCTTCGACGTCCGCGACGACGGCACACCGCTGCTCGCGCTGACCCCCGAGGAGCGGTACGACATCCCGCTCGCCGAGGCCCTGGACCGGCTCCCCGCGCACGAGGTCCACGTCGAGGGCGGCGGTTTCGACGTCGGCGACGAGGAGTACGCGGAGATCGTCGGGCGGGTGCTGGAGGAGGAGATCGGGGCCGGCGAGGGCGCCAACTTCGTGATCCGGCGGACGTACGGGGGCCGGATCGCGGGGTTCGGGCGGGCCGACGCGCTGGCGCTGTTCCGGCGGCTGCTGGAGGGCGAGCGGGGCGCGTACTGGACGTTCGTCGTGCACACCGGGGACCGGACGCTGGTCGGGGCCAGCCCCGAGGTGCACGTGCGGATGTCCGGCGGCACGGTCGTCATGAACCCGATCAGCGGGACGTACCGCTACCCCGCCGAGGGACCGACACCCGAGCACCTGCTCCGCTTCCTCGCCGACGGCAAGGAGATCGAGGAGCTGTCGATGGTCGTCGACGAGGAGCTGAAGATGATGTGCACCGTCGGCGACATGGGCGGTGTGGTCGTCGGGCCGCGGCTGAAGGAGATGGCGCACCTCGCGCACACCGAGTACGAGCTGCGCGGCCGTTCCTCGCTGGACGCGCGGGAGGTGCTGAAGGAGACGATGTTCGCGGCGACGGTCACCGGCTCGCCGGTGCAGAACGCCTGCCGGGTCATCGAGCGACACGAGCCCTTCGGGCGGGACGGTGTGGGGCGCGGCTACTACGCGGGGGCGCTGGCGCTGCTGGGGCGGGACTCCGGCGGCGCCCAGACCCTCGACTCCCCCATCCTGATCCGTACCGCCGACATCGACGCCGAGGGGCGGCTGCGGGTGCCGGTCGGCGCCACGCTGGTGCGCGGCTCGGACCCGGCGGGCGAGGTCGCGGAGACCCACGCCAAGGCGGCCGGGGTACTGGCGGCGCTCGGCGTACGCCCGTCCCGGCCGCGTGCGGAGGCGGGCCGGCCGAGGCTGGCCGACGACCCCCGGGTGCGGGCGGCGCTGGACGGGCGCCGGGCCTCGCTGGCCCCGTTCTGGCTGCGGATGCAGGAACCGACCGACGCGCTCACCGGGCACGCCCTGGTCGTCGACGGCGAGGACACCTTCACGGCGATGCTCGCCCACCTGCTGCGCTCCTCGGGGCTCACGGTGAGCGTACGGCGGTACGACGAGCCGGGGCTGCGCGAGGCGGTGCTCGGGCACGAGGGGCCGGTGGTCCTGGGGCCGGGGCCCGGTGACCCGTCGGACCCCGACGACCCGAAGATGCGCTTCCTGCGCGCCCTGGCCGCCGAGGTGATCCGGGACCACCGGCACGGTGTCCTCGGCGTCTGCCTCGGGCACGAGCTGATCGCCGCGGAGCTGGGTCTTGACATCGTCCGCAAGGAGGTGCCGTACCAGGGGGCGCAGACGGAGATCGACCTCTTCGGGCGGCGCGAGACGGTCGGCTTCTACAACAGCTTCACCGCGCACTGCGACGACGCGACGGCCGGCGAGCTGGCCGCGCACGGCGTCGAGGTGAGCCGCGCCGCGAACGGCGAGGTGCACGCGCTGCGGGGGGTACGTCGTGCCGGAGGCGCGCCCATGAACGCAGTCGCGGGTGTCCAGTTCCACCCCGAGTCGGTGCTGACGCTGAACGGCGCCGCGATCGTGCGGGAGCTGGCCGGTCAGCAGCGCGGCACCAGCACGTTCTCCGAGCGGCGGCCCTCCCGGTAG
- a CDS encoding 2-hydroxyacid dehydrogenase, with the protein MEILAFGVQADEQPLIERAFRDAEEVRCLDVFLNEDTAPIAAGHEIISTSVNADLGEGVLEILAAGGTRMVAQRSTGFNNIDLDTAERLGLTVARVSYYSPYSVAEFAWALAMAVNRRIVRASTRTRDFDFRLHGLMGRDMHGRTAGVIGTGKIGEAFARIAHGFGMRLLGWDVAENPACAELGMRYVPKDELLTRSDLITLHVPLMAETRHLIDAAALKAMRDDAILVNSSRGGLIDTAALVGELRAGRLAGVGLDVYEAEAGLFFLDKSLEPVEDDTLARLVTFPNVVVTSHQAYYTEDAVGQIVDATARNVLDYREGRRSENVLVPRC; encoded by the coding sequence ATGGAGATCCTGGCCTTCGGCGTCCAGGCCGATGAGCAGCCCCTGATCGAGCGGGCCTTCCGCGACGCCGAGGAGGTCCGCTGCCTGGACGTCTTCCTCAACGAGGACACCGCCCCCATCGCGGCCGGCCACGAGATCATCTCGACCTCCGTCAACGCCGACCTCGGCGAGGGCGTCCTGGAGATCCTCGCGGCCGGCGGCACCCGGATGGTGGCCCAGCGCTCCACCGGCTTCAACAACATCGACCTGGACACCGCCGAGCGGCTCGGGCTGACCGTGGCGAGGGTGTCGTACTACTCGCCGTACTCGGTCGCCGAGTTCGCCTGGGCGCTGGCCATGGCCGTCAACCGCCGGATCGTCCGCGCCTCCACCCGCACCCGCGACTTCGACTTCCGCCTGCACGGCCTGATGGGCCGGGACATGCACGGCCGCACCGCCGGTGTCATCGGCACCGGCAAGATCGGCGAGGCCTTCGCCCGGATCGCCCACGGATTCGGTATGCGCCTGCTCGGCTGGGACGTCGCCGAGAACCCCGCCTGCGCGGAACTCGGCATGCGCTACGTCCCGAAGGACGAGCTGCTCACCCGGTCCGACCTGATCACCCTGCACGTCCCGCTGATGGCCGAGACCCGGCACCTGATCGACGCGGCCGCACTCAAGGCGATGCGCGACGACGCCATCCTGGTCAACTCCAGCCGCGGCGGCCTGATCGACACCGCCGCACTCGTCGGCGAGCTGCGCGCGGGCCGCCTCGCGGGCGTGGGCCTGGACGTCTACGAGGCGGAGGCGGGCCTGTTCTTCCTCGACAAGTCGCTGGAACCCGTCGAGGACGACACCCTGGCCCGCCTCGTCACCTTCCCGAACGTCGTGGTCACCTCGCACCAGGCGTACTACACCGAGGACGCCGTCGGCCAGATCGTCGACGCGACGGCGCGCAACGTCCTCGACTACCGGGAGGGCCGCCGCTCGGAGAACGTGCTGGTGCCGCGCTGCTGA